AGTCCGACGGCGTGGAGGAGGCGCTCATCAAGGTGGCCGACTCCTACATCCAGCTGCTGACCCCGATCCGCGAGGACTCTCCGGTGGCGAAGTTCCTCGATCGCAAGGGCGAGGGCCTCCACCACGTCGGCTACCGCGTCGAGGACTGCGGCGTGGCCCTCCAAGCCGTCAAGGACGCCGGCGGTGAGGTGATCGACACCGAGCCCCGGCCGGGTTCGCGAGGGACGACGGTGGCCTTCCTCCACCCCAAGACGGCCTTCGGGACCCTCATCGAGCTGGTCGAGGAGTAGCGGTCTCGCCCGGCGGAG
This portion of the Acidimicrobiales bacterium genome encodes:
- the mce gene encoding methylmalonyl-CoA epimerase — its product is MSAPGPDASLLTEIDHVAIAVHDLGAAIDYYEATFGATVAHRERIESDGVEEALIKVADSYIQLLTPIREDSPVAKFLDRKGEGLHHVGYRVEDCGVALQAVKDAGGEVIDTEPRPGSRGTTVAFLHPKTAFGTLIELVEE